A genome region from Microtus ochrogaster isolate Prairie Vole_2 chromosome 1, MicOch1.0, whole genome shotgun sequence includes the following:
- the Syndig1l gene encoding synapse differentiation-inducing gene protein 1-like — MERLSELQNPLLPRSPAHLHSPYPYTEAPSGWSCQEKLYSYLLGGAGPAHSHQLLDPGSLQLAVEAWYRPRCLLGKDKVKEPKAGSCETSFTEAREPPLGPTEQGSEPGQTEEDVTIHTVSYGVQEELQGQEDSQEEESDATSTESESEDTFVTLPPRDHLGLTLFSMLCCFWPLGIAAFYFSQGTSKAISKGDFRLASTTSRRALFLATLSIAVGAGLYVAVVVALAAYMSQNGHG; from the exons ATGGAGAGACTGAGTGAATTACAGAACCCACTGCTGCCAAGGAGCCCCGCCCACCTCCACAGTCCCTACCCCTACACGGAGGCCCCGTCCGGCTGGTCCTGCCAAGAAAAGCTTTATTCCTACCTCCTAGGAGGTGCTGGTCCTGCTCACAGCCACCAGCTCCTAGACCCAGGGTCGCTGCAGCTAGCCGTGGAGGCTTGGTATCGGCCTCGCTGCCTCCTGGGAAAGGACAAAGTCAAAGAGCCCAAAGCAGGCAGCTGTGAGACCAGCTTCACCGAGGCCAGGGAGCCCCCACTGGGGCCCACGGAACAGGGCTCAGAACCTGGCCAAACAGAGGAGGATGTTACCATCCACACTGTGTCCTATGGGGTCCAAGAGGAGCTGCAGGGCCAGGAGGATAGCCAGGAGGAAGAG AGTGACGCGACCTCAACAGAGAGCGAAAGCGAAGACACCTTTGTCACCCTGCCTCCCAGGGACCACTTGGGGCTCACCCTCTTCTCCATGCTCTGCTGTTTCTGGCCCCTGGGCATCGCTGCCTTCTACTTCTCCCAGGGG ACCAGCAAGGCCATCTCCAAAGGAGACTTCCGCCTGGCCAGCACCACCTCCCGCCGGGCACTCTTCCTGGCTACACTCTCCATCGCTGTGGGGGCTGGTCTCTATGTGGCTGTGGTGGTGGCTCTGGCCGCTTACATGTCCCAGAATGGCCATGGCTAG